From a region of the Methanomassiliicoccales archaeon genome:
- the speB gene encoding agmatinase has translation MNISNLRFADANASFEDASFVIMGIPFDRTTSFRPGARHAPNAIRVSSYNFETFLFEHGIDLVDVPIHDAGDFEEVGTVDDMVDGVLPVAKEIVKAGKFPLFMGGEHSVTIPAVRPFNDIGVIIIDAHLDYRESYLGLKNSHACVTRRISEHVGLDNVVVFGVRSISSDEIGDQMPRYFDAFTIKEMGVEEAFRKALNSIKKDRIFFSLDIDGIDPAYAPGTGTPEPFGLSPYDVKKCLNIVAPKLVGFDVSEVSPPYDNGNTAALAARMIREVIAVVWKQRSLR, from the coding sequence ATGAATATTTCAAATCTGCGGTTCGCTGATGCGAACGCTTCCTTTGAGGATGCATCATTTGTCATTATGGGCATTCCATTTGATAGGACAACTTCATTCCGCCCAGGCGCCCGGCATGCTCCGAACGCGATAAGAGTCTCCTCCTACAACTTCGAGACATTCCTTTTTGAGCACGGGATTGACCTTGTTGATGTCCCTATACACGATGCTGGCGATTTCGAGGAAGTCGGAACTGTTGACGATATGGTCGACGGTGTTCTCCCAGTCGCAAAAGAGATCGTGAAAGCTGGGAAGTTCCCCCTCTTCATGGGTGGGGAGCACTCCGTGACGATACCGGCAGTCCGGCCATTCAATGACATAGGTGTGATCATAATTGACGCACACCTTGACTATCGGGAAAGTTATCTGGGCTTGAAAAACAGCCACGCCTGTGTCACGAGAAGAATTTCTGAACATGTTGGTTTAGATAATGTTGTAGTTTTTGGCGTGCGTTCGATCTCTTCCGATGAAATAGGAGATCAAATGCCAAGATACTTCGACGCGTTCACGATCAAGGAGATGGGGGTCGAAGAGGCTTTCAGGAAGGCGTTGAACTCAATAAAAAAGGACAGGATTTTCTTCTCTTTGGACATCGATGGGATTGATCCAGCATATGCTCCTGGAACCGGCACCCCAGAACCTTTCGGTCTTTCCCCCTACGACGTGAAGAAATGCCTTAACATCGTCGCCCCCAAACTTGTTGGCTTTGATGTGAGTGAGGTGTCACCACCGTACGACAACGGGAACACTGCCGCTCTCGCAGCAAGGATGATAAGAGAAGTGATCGCAGTCGTGTGGAAACAGCGATCGTTGCGGTGA
- a CDS encoding translation initiation factor IF-5A encodes MTWTQAEVRELKEGRYILIDDEPCKIISITTSKPGKHGEAKARIDAIGIFDEQKRSIVHPVKHKVQVPIIDKRKAQVLAILGDEAQLMDLETYENFQLHIPEELKGQLKPGEEVMYLVAMGKRKITRV; translated from the coding sequence ATGACGTGGACGCAGGCTGAGGTTAGAGAACTCAAAGAGGGAAGGTACATCCTCATTGACGATGAACCATGCAAGATCATTTCGATCACGACATCAAAGCCAGGGAAGCACGGTGAAGCGAAAGCTAGAATCGATGCAATCGGGATATTTGACGAGCAGAAGAGAAGTATCGTTCACCCCGTCAAACACAAGGTCCAGGTTCCTATCATTGACAAAAGGAAAGCGCAAGTTCTGGCGATCCTCGGTGATGAGGCACAGCTCATGGACCTTGAGACATACGAAAACTTTCAGCTGCATATTCCGGAAGAACTCAAGGGACAGTTGAAACCTGGCGAGGAAGTCATGTACCTCGTTGCAATGGGTAAGAGGAAGATCACCAGGGTCTGA
- the glmM gene encoding phosphoglucosamine mutase, whose amino-acid sequence MTRRLFGTNGVRGIVNSELSTELAMDLGKAIGTAIGGKLAVGMDSRISGEMLKCAVSAGLMSTGVQVFDLGMLPTPALQYYVRARGLDGGVVITASHNPPEFNGIKCIAADGTEMAREDEERIEKIFFDRSFAVKEWDRVGSLHYRSDASNLYLDAVAGHVDRDAIRKASMTVVVDCANGAGSVTTPKLLESLGVRAITLNCNPQGTFPGRLSEPTEENLSDLIALVKKTSADLGIAHDGDADRTIFIDENGNFVHGDRSLALIARSIVRSRGGGLVVTPVSTSRCVEDVVIAAGGQIKYTKVGAPIVAREMKSTGAVFGGEENGGLIFPEHQYCRDGLMTAAKMLEVVAKEGRLSRLLDEIPQYSLIKGKVECRNEIKQDVLAEVGDLFREKKIDRTDGIKIFFDDGWVLLRPSGTEPIFRLIVEGISEAVAKRYFAEFKAALQEIIQRFND is encoded by the coding sequence GTGACGCGGAGACTCTTCGGGACGAACGGCGTACGGGGAATTGTCAACTCGGAATTGAGCACCGAGCTCGCAATGGATTTAGGCAAGGCTATTGGCACTGCGATCGGAGGAAAGCTTGCGGTCGGAATGGATTCACGCATCTCTGGAGAAATGCTCAAGTGTGCCGTGTCTGCAGGGTTGATGTCAACGGGTGTGCAGGTGTTTGATCTTGGGATGCTCCCAACGCCGGCGCTCCAGTACTATGTCAGGGCACGAGGATTAGATGGCGGTGTTGTGATCACGGCATCTCACAATCCACCAGAGTTCAACGGCATTAAGTGTATCGCGGCAGATGGCACAGAAATGGCAAGAGAAGACGAAGAGAGGATTGAGAAGATCTTTTTTGACCGTTCCTTTGCCGTCAAAGAATGGGACAGGGTCGGATCATTGCATTATCGATCAGACGCCTCCAATTTATATCTTGACGCGGTCGCAGGACATGTTGATAGGGATGCGATTCGAAAGGCGTCGATGACGGTCGTCGTCGATTGCGCGAATGGCGCAGGCTCCGTCACAACGCCCAAGCTTCTCGAATCGCTCGGGGTCCGGGCCATCACGCTCAACTGCAACCCACAGGGGACTTTTCCAGGTCGGCTGAGTGAACCAACAGAAGAGAATCTTTCGGATTTGATTGCACTTGTGAAGAAGACCTCTGCGGATCTTGGGATTGCACACGATGGCGATGCTGATCGAACTATTTTCATCGATGAGAATGGGAATTTTGTGCATGGTGATCGAAGTCTTGCGCTGATTGCGCGAAGTATTGTTAGATCAAGAGGAGGAGGTCTTGTTGTCACACCTGTGAGTACTTCGCGTTGCGTTGAGGACGTCGTCATCGCAGCGGGAGGTCAGATAAAATACACGAAAGTCGGCGCCCCGATCGTCGCGAGGGAGATGAAGAGCACAGGGGCCGTCTTCGGTGGCGAAGAGAATGGTGGCCTGATATTCCCTGAGCACCAGTATTGTCGTGATGGCCTCATGACCGCTGCGAAGATGCTTGAGGTAGTGGCGAAGGAAGGGAGATTGTCTAGACTTTTGGATGAAATACCCCAGTACTCCTTAATCAAGGGTAAAGTCGAATGCAGAAACGAGATCAAGCAGGATGTCCTGGCAGAGGTGGGCGACCTCTTTCGTGAAAAAAAGATTGATAGGACAGATGGCATCAAGATTTTCTTCGACGATGGTTGGGTGCTCCTCAGACCATCTGGTACCGAGCCGATCTTTCGTCTTATCGTCGAGGGCATATCCGAGGCGGTCGCGAAACGCTACTTTGCGGAATTCAAAGCGGCTCTTCAGGAGATCATTCAAAGGTTCAATGATTGA
- a CDS encoding TMEM165/GDT1 family protein, protein MDLAPLVSAFVLIALTEIGDKTMIAVITLSSKHSRQSVFIGSMLALGTVSAIGVLIGDALFEVISREIIEVAAGVLFILAGLIVLLMPEKEGRIEKVKYERMGGLLGSFVFVTLMELGDKTQLSVIALSAESGAGLLVFIGAMAAFALITLIEVFFGGEIGKRVDRKYIKIASGVVFLIFGLIFMIQALV, encoded by the coding sequence ATGGATCTTGCGCCGCTTGTCTCCGCCTTCGTTCTGATCGCATTGACGGAGATAGGCGACAAGACGATGATCGCCGTCATTACCCTCTCCTCCAAGCATTCCCGCCAGTCCGTCTTTATCGGGTCAATGCTCGCCCTCGGGACTGTCTCTGCCATTGGCGTTTTAATCGGAGATGCCCTTTTCGAAGTTATTTCGAGAGAAATCATCGAGGTCGCAGCAGGCGTTTTATTTATTCTCGCCGGTCTAATAGTACTACTCATGCCGGAAAAAGAGGGGAGGATTGAAAAAGTAAAATATGAGCGAATGGGCGGTCTCCTTGGGTCCTTCGTTTTCGTGACACTGATGGAACTCGGGGATAAAACACAGCTCTCCGTCATCGCCCTTTCTGCTGAGTCTGGTGCAGGCCTACTCGTGTTCATCGGTGCAATGGCGGCATTCGCCCTCATCACGCTCATCGAGGTCTTTTTCGGTGGCGAGATAGGCAAAAGGGTCGACCGGAAGTACATAAAAATAGCTAGTGGCGTTGTTTTTCTGATCTTCGGCCTCATTTTCATGATCCAGGCATTGGTATAA